The following are from one region of the Desulfomicrobium apsheronum genome:
- a CDS encoding diguanylate cyclase encodes MTCTTLFVDDDQAVLDSIRTNLHSKFSIVTATDPREIIPALEAGKRFAVVVSDFKMPGMDGITFLSRVKDLDPDSARIMLTGHADIKAASKAVNEGNLLRFLIKPCSLQDITNSVYAGLEHHKIATSERELRQRMEMVIHGTASGTWDMNVQKGEMSVNETWQGLLGHTDHKPSRIKLHQAQRMMHPEERRIFSNALRSHLHGLTPHFTCDVRLRHRSDAWRWMRICGKITGRDEAGKPLRMSGIMTDIHEDKLTKQALTDQISFLDEMIDAFPYPVFVKSADAKFASVNCAYERFFGVRRAEIVGKAASDLGHLPKAPNVDFKTEYQRIVREFGASHHEVTFSAPDGQTRHCLHWSHAFRHEETGVQGLVGTIVDISEQKLVERELAEKNRKLADSEAKLKQLSLTDELTGLGNRRFFKGRIREALSLSMRHGHPLSLMMADLDHFKFVNDVFGHNAGDLVLQGFAKILRTICRKEDTPCRSGGEEFMIILPMTSVQEAEMLGSRICHAMRENDFLGNGAPVTVSIGVTQYERNESYQTFLERVDQSLYRAKKQGRDRVCS; translated from the coding sequence ATGACCTGTACAACGCTTTTTGTTGATGACGACCAGGCCGTCCTTGATTCCATAAGAACAAATCTTCATTCAAAATTTTCCATCGTCACGGCGACGGATCCGCGCGAAATCATCCCGGCACTGGAGGCAGGCAAAAGATTCGCCGTTGTCGTCTCCGACTTTAAGATGCCGGGCATGGACGGCATCACTTTTCTGTCGCGCGTCAAGGATCTCGATCCCGACTCCGCAAGAATCATGCTGACCGGTCATGCCGATATCAAAGCCGCCAGTAAAGCAGTCAACGAGGGCAACCTCCTGCGCTTTCTGATCAAACCCTGCTCCCTGCAGGATATCACCAATTCAGTCTACGCCGGTTTGGAGCACCACAAAATTGCCACCTCGGAACGCGAGTTGCGACAGCGAATGGAAATGGTCATCCACGGCACCGCATCGGGCACCTGGGACATGAATGTGCAAAAAGGGGAGATGTCGGTCAACGAAACCTGGCAGGGTCTGCTCGGCCACACTGACCACAAACCATCGCGGATCAAATTACATCAAGCACAACGAATGATGCACCCCGAAGAACGCAGGATCTTTTCGAATGCACTTCGAAGTCATCTCCATGGCCTGACACCGCATTTCACTTGCGACGTACGATTGAGGCACAGGAGCGACGCATGGCGCTGGATGCGCATCTGCGGCAAAATCACCGGCAGGGACGAAGCTGGCAAGCCACTGCGCATGTCCGGCATCATGACGGACATCCACGAAGATAAACTTACCAAGCAAGCTTTGACCGATCAAATATCTTTCCTGGACGAAATGATAGATGCGTTTCCGTACCCGGTCTTCGTCAAATCCGCAGACGCGAAATTCGCCTCGGTAAATTGTGCATACGAACGCTTCTTCGGAGTACGCCGTGCAGAAATCGTCGGCAAGGCAGCCAGTGACCTCGGACACCTCCCAAAAGCGCCCAATGTCGATTTCAAGACCGAGTACCAAAGGATTGTCCGCGAGTTTGGAGCGTCACATCACGAGGTGACCTTCTCCGCCCCCGACGGACAGACGCGCCACTGCCTGCATTGGAGCCATGCGTTCCGTCACGAGGAAACCGGCGTACAAGGACTTGTCGGAACCATTGTCGACATCTCCGAGCAGAAACTGGTTGAGCGCGAACTGGCCGAAAAAAACCGAAAATTGGCCGACAGCGAGGCCAAACTCAAACAACTGAGCCTGACCGATGAACTGACAGGCCTTGGAAACAGGCGCTTCTTCAAGGGCCGAATCCGCGAAGCCCTGTCGCTGTCCATGCGCCACGGTCATCCTTTGAGCCTCATGATGGCCGATCTGGACCACTTCAAATTCGTCAACGACGTCTTCGGTCACAACGCGGGAGACCTGGTTCTTCAGGGCTTCGCCAAAATCCTGCGCACCATCTGCCGCAAGGAGGACACGCCCTGCCGCTCGGGCGGCGAAGAATTCATGATCATCCTGCCCATGACGAGTGTTCAGGAAGCCGAGATGCTGGGCAGCCGCATCTGCCATGCCATGCGGGAAAACGATTTTCTCGGCAATGGAGCGCCAGTCACTGTCAGCATCGGAGTCACACAGTACGAACGCAACGAATCCTATCAAACGTTCTTGGAGCGTGTCGATCAAAGCCTCTACCGTGCCAAGAAACAAGGGCGGGACCGTGTCTGCAGCTGA
- a CDS encoding response regulator — MEKSPDHAAASVLLVDDEDKALKALKCNLHDSFSITTTTDPSEALDKIQGGSNFAVIVSDFKMPGMDGITFLSRVRDMAPGTVRILLTGQANTDMATRAVNQGQIFRFLQKPCTLKDLTEAIKAGIRLHFKTAAEREVLQSTLRGTIRVLSEALGLANPQAFERAERVRKIVVRMAKLLCVLAPLELELATMLSHLGCLGLRSEIIEKINKGKSLNPEETALFHDHPRIGAMLIERIPRLDTVARIIAMQHAPPSASMTLEARILNMTMQYDRSRCAGHLPCDIFRALHEAEPPHPPEFVDALKGAVYSGPEYSRKTMSIRQLKPSMILDRHVETLDGLLLLAKGAELSESTILRLIEIAKNQSIIEPVHVLALRE; from the coding sequence CGAGGACAAGGCGCTAAAGGCCCTCAAATGCAATTTGCACGACTCGTTCTCCATTACGACCACCACGGATCCAAGCGAAGCCCTGGACAAAATCCAGGGCGGATCCAATTTTGCAGTCATCGTCTCCGACTTCAAGATGCCGGGCATGGACGGCATAACTTTTCTATCACGGGTCCGGGACATGGCGCCGGGCACTGTGCGCATCCTGCTCACGGGCCAGGCCAACACCGACATGGCCACCAGGGCCGTGAACCAGGGCCAGATCTTCCGCTTCCTGCAGAAGCCCTGCACCCTGAAGGACCTGACCGAAGCCATCAAGGCGGGGATACGGCTGCATTTCAAAACCGCAGCCGAGCGGGAGGTGCTCCAGAGCACTCTGCGCGGCACGATCCGCGTGCTCTCCGAGGCACTGGGCCTGGCAAATCCTCAGGCCTTCGAACGTGCAGAGCGGGTCCGTAAAATCGTCGTGCGCATGGCTAAACTGCTATGCGTTTTGGCTCCGCTGGAACTGGAATTGGCAACCATGCTCTCCCATCTGGGCTGCCTGGGCCTTCGCAGCGAAATCATCGAAAAGATCAACAAGGGAAAAAGCCTCAACCCGGAAGAAACGGCTCTCTTTCATGACCATCCCCGCATCGGTGCCATGCTCATCGAAAGAATACCCAGGCTCGATACGGTGGCACGGATCATTGCCATGCAACACGCGCCGCCCTCGGCGTCCATGACTCTCGAGGCGCGAATCCTGAACATGACCATGCAGTATGACAGAAGCAGATGCGCTGGGCATCTTCCATGTGACATTTTCAGGGCATTGCATGAGGCCGAGCCTCCACATCCTCCGGAATTCGTGGACGCCCTCAAGGGCGCTGTCTACTCCGGGCCGGAGTACAGTCGCAAAACCATGTCCATACGGCAATTGAAGCCATCCATGATCCTGGATAGGCACGTCGAGACCCTGGATGGACTGCTCCTTCTGGCCAAGGGTGCGGAATTGAGCGAATCGACCATCTTACGGCTCATTGAAATCGCCAAAAATCAATCCATTATTGAACCGGTCCATGTTCTTGCACTGCGAGAATAA